The Methylocella tundrae genome contains the following window.
CAGCGCCTTCAATGCGACGCTGGAGGCGCGCATCAAGGTGACGGAGACGATCGGCGTCGCCCCCTTTTTCGACATCGGCGGCGCCTTTCGCGACTCCCTTCCCTTCTCGGGGCCCGGCGACACGCGCTTTTCCGCTGGCCTTGGCCTGCTTTACTATACGCCGATCGGGCCGATCCGGGTTGACGTCGCCCGCCCGCTCGATCCGAGGCCCGGCGACTATCCGGTCGTCTTTTATGTCAGCATTGGACAACCGTTCTGATGGCGAGCCCGCGCTTTTCCCTTCACCGGACATCGGCGCTCGCCGTGGCGCTCCTCGTGCTTTTGGGGCTTGGCGTCCTCGCCGCTGGAAGCTACGCGGCCGAGGAGGAAAAAGGGATTCTGGCCGATCTCATCTCGCGCGCGCTTTCGACGCCGGCGAGCCGCGTTTCGATCGGCGCCATCGATGGGGCGCTCTCCTCCGACGCCACGGTGCGCGATCTCAAGATCGCCGATCGCGATGGCGTCTGGCTCAGCGTCAATCGCGTCCGCATCGTCTGGCGCCGGCTTGCGTTGCTGCAGCGCCGGCTCGAAATCGACCAGCTCGACATTGATCAGATGGATATGCCGCGAAGGCCGGTCCCGGCGGAGGCGCCCGTCTCGGGCGAGGATCAGCCGCTCCTGCCGGAACTGCCTTTGCGCGTGGACATCAAGCAATTCACGCTGGCGCGCGCCGATTTTGGCCAGCCCGTGCTTGGCGTCGCCTCGAGCTTTTCGACGGGCGGGAACGCGAAGCTCGGACCGCCCTCTGAAGGGCTGCAGCTGTTTCTCGACGCGCAAAGGCTGGACCGGCCGGCGACGCTGAATGTGCGCCTCAACCTCGTGCCGCAGACGCAGCGCCTCGATCTGATGGTCAATCTTGACGAGCCGGCGGGCGGCATCATTTCCGAACTCGGCAATATTCCGGGCAGGCCTCCGGTCAAGCTCAAGATCAATGGCTCTGGCGTGCTGGACGCCTTCAACGCCAAGCTCGTTTTCGACGCCGGTCAGGGGATTGGCGCGACTGGCGACGCAATGGTCAATCGCGAGGGCGCCGGGCGCAGGCTCGGCTTCAATCTCGCGGCCGAGGCGTCCGGGATGCTGCCAGAGGTCGCCGCCCCGGTCTTTGCCGGAACGACCAGGCTCACCGGCGCGGTCTTGTTCGCAGATGACGGCGCCGTCTCAATCCAGGGGATCAACCTCGCTGCGGCGGCCGCGCGGCTCGATATTACGGGCGCCTTGTCCGCCGCGCAGATCGCCGATATCAGGGTTTCGGCGCAAAACACGCCGAGTACAGAGGGCGGCGCCCTGGCGAAGGACGTCAGGATCAAGCGCTTCGCTTTCGACGCGCATATTGCCGGGCCGCTCGATGCGCCCGAGATCGCCTCGACGCTCGATGTCGAGGACGCCCGCCTCCCGAGCGTTTCGCTTGGCCGGCTCGAGGCCAATCTGACGATGACGCCGAACGGATCAATCGCCAATACCTCGACGCTGCTGAACCTCTCCGCGGATGCGCGGGTAAAAGGGCTGGAGCTGGAAAATCCGGCGCTGGCGCAGGCGGTCGGCCGCGAGGCGCGCTTTACCGCGCGCGGCGTCAGCACGACCAGGGGCGTCATTGATTTTCAGACTTTTGAACTGAAGTCCGAGACGCTCTCGGCCGGCTTCAAGGGCCGCGCGGGCCGGGCTGAATTAAGGGGCCGTCTCGAGGTTTCGGCGCCCGACCTTGCGCGCTTCGGGGCGGTCGCGGGTCTTGCGCTGAAGGGCGAGGCGACGCTCAAAGCCGATCTCGAAGGCACGCCGCGCTCGAACCGCTTTACGGCGCAAATCGACGCTGCCGCCGATCGCTTCGCGACCGGTATCACGCCGGTCGACGGCCTCTACGGCGGCAGCCTTACCCTCGCCGGGGGCGTCAGACTCGACGCCGATGGCGGCTTCGGCTTCAGCGATCTGCGCTTGACGGGGCCGAACGCCAGCGCCCGCGTCGATGGCGCCGTGACGCCCAAATCGGCGGACCTCACGGCGCTGCTGAGGATTCCGGAGCTGTCGAAGGCCGACAAGCGCACGACGGGACGGGCTGAGATCGCGGCGCATGTGACGGGCGCGCTCGCGCAGCCGGATGCGACGGCGACGATCAGCGTGCGTGACGCGAGCCTGCTCGGGCGCCCGGTTCCGCGATTGGACGTCGTCGCGAAGGCGACCAATCTCAGGGACGCGCCCGACGCCCATCTCACGCTCGATGGCGAAATCGACCGCAAGCCGGCGCGCGGCGCGGTCCACATCGCGCGCCCGAAGGAGGGTGGCGTCGTCATCGACGGGGCGGATGTCGCGATCGGCTCGGTCACGGCGCAGGGCGGCGTCGCGCTCGACCCGGCGCATTTCGCCGCCGGGCAATTCAGCCTTCATGCGAAAAATCTCGATGATCTTTCCGCCCTCGCCCTGGAAAAGCTGTCGGGCTCCCTCGACGCCGAGGTGAGCCTCGCCCACGCCGACACGCGTCAGGACGCCGCCATCAAGGCCAATGCGGAAAAAATCGGCGGTTTTGGCCTCGGCCTCGACAGGCTCGCAGCCGACCTCGCCCTCACGGACGTTTATCGCCACCCCATCGTGTCGGGCTCGCTCGCAGCGGACGAGGCGCGCTTTGGCGGACAGACGATTTCCCGCGTCAGGCTCAATGCTAAAGCCGGCGCGGACGCCAGCGACATCGCGCTGAGCGCGGCGGCGCGGGGCTTCAATCTGGATATGCGCGCGAAAGTCGTCGCGGCCGATCCGGTACGGCTGGAGATCGCGAAATTCGAAGCGACGCGCGGGCGCGACAGGATCGCCCTCGCCCAACCCGCCGCCATCGTGATCAGGGACGGCGGCGCGGACTTCCGCAGTCTGACGCTCAGCCTCGACGGCGGCCGGGTCACGATCGACGGGCGCGCTGGCCCACAACTTGATCTCAAGGTGCTTTTCCGCGCCATCCCCTTGTCGGCCGGCGATGTTTTTTCCCCCGGACTTGGCCTGTCCGGAACGCTTGAGGGGGAGGCGACGATTGGCGGTGCGCCCGCCGCGCCGACGGGCCCTTATCGCTTCAGAATTTCGCAGCTCGCCGCGCCACAAACACGGAACGCCGGATTGCCGCCGATCGACGTCGACGCGAGCGGGCGGCTCGAGGGAACACGCACGACGCTCGAAGCGACGCTCAAGGTTGGCCAGTCGGGGGCGCTCCGCGTCTCCGGCAGCGCGCCGCTCGCGGCGTCGGGCCCGCTCGATCTCGGGCTGAAGGGCAATCTTGACGCCGGCGTCGCCAACCGGTCCTTATCCACGGCCGGGCGGCGCGTCACCGGGGCGATCGCGGTCGAGGGCCGGCTAACAGGAACGGCGCAGCAGCCGAGCGCATCGGGGTCGGCGACGCTGTCCAATGGCGCGTTCGAGGACGCGATCCTCGGCATCCGGCTCACCGCCATTCATGCCCGCCTCGTCGCGCAGGGCGATCATGTGACGATCGAGAACGCCTCCGCCGCGACGCGCAATGGCGGCGCCATCACGGCGGGAGGCTCGATCCGGCTGGATCCCGCCGGCGGCTTTCCGGGCGACATTCACGTCAGGGGCCAGAACGCCCAGCTTGTGCAAAGCTCGCTGGCGACGGCGGAGCTGAACTTCGACATCAATCTCTCAGGCCCGCTGGTGCGGGATCCGCGCGTCGGCGGACGGATCGACATTTTATCGCTCGACATTCCGATCCCCGACCGGCTGCCGGGCTCGTTGCAGCCTCTGCCGGGAACGCGCCACATTGATCCGACGCCGACCGCCGAGGCGCGGCTCGCCATCGCCGCCAAAGCCAAACGAGGCAGGGGCGCCGCGGCGTTCAACGCAGCGCTCGATCTCACGATCGACGTGCCGGGCCGTATTCGCGTGCACGGACGCGGGCTTAACGCTCAGCTTGGCGGCAATTTACGCCTGACAGGCACATTGGCCCAGCCAGATCCCGTCGGCGCCTTTCATCTGATCAGCGGCGATCTCAGACTCTTAACCTCGGACCTCGATTTTACGCGGGCCAATCTCACCTTTGCCGGGGATCTTTCGCCCGAACTCGACTTTCTGGCGACGACGCAGGCGGGCGGCGCTTCGGTCAGCGTCGCCATCACTGGCGATCCGTCGGACCCGCAATTCGTTTTTACCTCCAGCCCCGATATGCCGCAGGACGAGATTTTGTCGCGGCTGCTGTTTGGCGCGCCGTCTGGTCAGCTTTCGCCGACGCAGGCCCTGGCGCTCGCGCAGGCCGCGGCGATCTATTCGGGCGGCAATGACGCGCTTGAGGGCCTGCGCCGTTCGCTGGGGCTTGGGACGGCGAGCCAATCGAACAATCCGTTAAGTAAATTTCTCGGCGATCGCGTCAGCCTTGGCGTTCACACAGGCGCGACCGCCGCCGAGACCGGGGTCGGGATGAACATCACGATCTACAAGCAATTGAAGGCGAGAGGCGTGATCGATGCGACGGGCAATGTCTCGGTCGGCGTCGGCGCCGAACATGAGTGGTGACGCCTTTTCCCAATCCCGCGGGCGCGGGTCAGGCTGCTGAAACGAGGCGCAAGCGCGCCGCCGCCTAATCCCTGGGCGCCACGGGCAAGCCGTCCGCAACGCAGGTTAAGGAATATCAATTTCAGCCGTTATTTCTCTTGTTATGCTAAAGGGAGACTGGCCATAGTTGAGGAAATGACGACATCCCGAACTTGATGGGATCTGCGATATGGAGCCTCGCGTGACCAAGTCCGACAAATCAGGCTCGATTGAGGACGGCTTTGAAACGGGGTCGGGCGCGCCGCGCACCGCCGAGCGAACGCTCGAAGAAGCCATCGGCGCACAGATCCGGCAGCATCGGAAGCGCCTCGACATTACGGGCGGCGAGCTGGCGACGGCCGCGGGCCTTTCGACTGGCATGCTCTCGAAGATAGAGAACGGCCAGATTTCGCCTTCCCTATCGACGCTGCAATCGCTGGCGCGTGCGCTCAACCAGCCGCTGTCGACATTTTTTACGCCCTATGAGGAACGCCATGACTGCTCCTTCGTGAAAGCGGGGCGCGGCGTCAACATCGAGCGGCGCGGCACCAAGGCCGGCCACCACTACCAGCTTCTTGGGCATTCGCTCGGCAAGGACATCGTCGTCGAGCCGTTTCTCATCCAATTGTCAGAGGAGGCGCGGCCCTACACCTCGTTTCAGCACGCCGGCGTCGAGCTCATCTATATGCTGGCGGGCAAGGTGCTCTATCGCCATGCCGACCGCAGCTATCTGCTCGAACCCGGCGACACGCTGTTTTTCGACGCGGCCGCGCCGCATGGGCCGGAGGAGCTGACCGAACTTCCGATGACCTATCTTTCAATCATCATCTATCCGAACGACTGACGGCGCGGGCTTCGCCCCGGCTTTGGCGCGCTTCGTAAAAATTATCTTTTCGAAGATCATTTTCCGCTTGCTGTTTCCTATAGCGACGTATAATTTCTTTAGAAGAAATTGTCGACGGGAGACATTTGAGCGATGTGCGGCATAGTGGGATTGTTCCTTAAGGACCCGTCGCTTGAGCCGGATCTTGGCCGGCATCTTGCGGTGATGCTTGAGAC
Protein-coding sequences here:
- a CDS encoding translocation/assembly module TamB domain-containing protein, producing the protein MASPRFSLHRTSALAVALLVLLGLGVLAAGSYAAEEEKGILADLISRALSTPASRVSIGAIDGALSSDATVRDLKIADRDGVWLSVNRVRIVWRRLALLQRRLEIDQLDIDQMDMPRRPVPAEAPVSGEDQPLLPELPLRVDIKQFTLARADFGQPVLGVASSFSTGGNAKLGPPSEGLQLFLDAQRLDRPATLNVRLNLVPQTQRLDLMVNLDEPAGGIISELGNIPGRPPVKLKINGSGVLDAFNAKLVFDAGQGIGATGDAMVNREGAGRRLGFNLAAEASGMLPEVAAPVFAGTTRLTGAVLFADDGAVSIQGINLAAAAARLDITGALSAAQIADIRVSAQNTPSTEGGALAKDVRIKRFAFDAHIAGPLDAPEIASTLDVEDARLPSVSLGRLEANLTMTPNGSIANTSTLLNLSADARVKGLELENPALAQAVGREARFTARGVSTTRGVIDFQTFELKSETLSAGFKGRAGRAELRGRLEVSAPDLARFGAVAGLALKGEATLKADLEGTPRSNRFTAQIDAAADRFATGITPVDGLYGGSLTLAGGVRLDADGGFGFSDLRLTGPNASARVDGAVTPKSADLTALLRIPELSKADKRTTGRAEIAAHVTGALAQPDATATISVRDASLLGRPVPRLDVVAKATNLRDAPDAHLTLDGEIDRKPARGAVHIARPKEGGVVIDGADVAIGSVTAQGGVALDPAHFAAGQFSLHAKNLDDLSALALEKLSGSLDAEVSLAHADTRQDAAIKANAEKIGGFGLGLDRLAADLALTDVYRHPIVSGSLAADEARFGGQTISRVRLNAKAGADASDIALSAAARGFNLDMRAKVVAADPVRLEIAKFEATRGRDRIALAQPAAIVIRDGGADFRSLTLSLDGGRVTIDGRAGPQLDLKVLFRAIPLSAGDVFSPGLGLSGTLEGEATIGGAPAAPTGPYRFRISQLAAPQTRNAGLPPIDVDASGRLEGTRTTLEATLKVGQSGALRVSGSAPLAASGPLDLGLKGNLDAGVANRSLSTAGRRVTGAIAVEGRLTGTAQQPSASGSATLSNGAFEDAILGIRLTAIHARLVAQGDHVTIENASAATRNGGAITAGGSIRLDPAGGFPGDIHVRGQNAQLVQSSLATAELNFDINLSGPLVRDPRVGGRIDILSLDIPIPDRLPGSLQPLPGTRHIDPTPTAEARLAIAAKAKRGRGAAAFNAALDLTIDVPGRIRVHGRGLNAQLGGNLRLTGTLAQPDPVGAFHLISGDLRLLTSDLDFTRANLTFAGDLSPELDFLATTQAGGASVSVAITGDPSDPQFVFTSSPDMPQDEILSRLLFGAPSGQLSPTQALALAQAAAIYSGGNDALEGLRRSLGLGTASQSNNPLSKFLGDRVSLGVHTGATAAETGVGMNITIYKQLKARGVIDATGNVSVGVGAEHEW
- a CDS encoding XRE family transcriptional regulator — encoded protein: MEPRVTKSDKSGSIEDGFETGSGAPRTAERTLEEAIGAQIRQHRKRLDITGGELATAAGLSTGMLSKIENGQISPSLSTLQSLARALNQPLSTFFTPYEERHDCSFVKAGRGVNIERRGTKAGHHYQLLGHSLGKDIVVEPFLIQLSEEARPYTSFQHAGVELIYMLAGKVLYRHADRSYLLEPGDTLFFDAAAPHGPEELTELPMTYLSIIIYPND